One genomic window of Cannabis sativa cultivar Pink pepper isolate KNU-18-1 chromosome 2, ASM2916894v1, whole genome shotgun sequence includes the following:
- the LOC115718447 gene encoding 2-oxoglutarate-dependent dioxygenase 19, with translation MDAISSITSKYEFAVKPSPDEEVVDSNDSEYSIPTIDISLLTSDNLDQRSKILHELHKACEEWGFFSLINHGISDIVMKKMVEAIEKFFNMSEEEKKEFEGCKDVLEPISCGSNFNCNTMGKQFLLWRETIRLIVHPQFHSPYKPLGFSEAAEEYCKRTREVCGVLMRGISETLGLESNCLEKATNWDEGFELLCGNKYPPCPNPDQVIGLPPHTDPTIMNFLTQNDVVGLQIFRQGKWIHFKAIPNTIIVSLGDQMQILTNELYKSVKHRAVVNNKSTRISIVSAYGPRLESKVVPIPELLEAKGQNSAYGPPIPYKDYLALLRSSHASLKSPLHIIRLK, from the exons atggaTGCAATTTCTTCAATTACATCTAAATATGAATTTGCTGTGAAACCGAGTCCCGATGAAGAAGTAGTAGACTCTAACGATTCTGAATATTCAATCCCCACTATTGATATCTCGCTTCTAACATCTGACAATCTTGATCAACGCTCGAAAATCCTCCACGAGCTTCACAAAGCTTGTGAGGAATGGGGTTTCTTCTCG TTGATCAATCATGGTATTTCGGATATTGTGATGAAGAAAATGGTGGAAGCCATTGAGAAATTTTTCAACATGAGTGAAGAGGAGAAGAAAGAGTTTGAAGGGTGTAAAGATGTGTTGGAACCTATAAGTTGTGGAAGTAATTTTAATTGCAACACAATGGGAAAACAATTTCTTCTTTGGAGGGAAACTATTAGGCTCATTGTTCATCCTCAATTTCATTCTCCCTATAAACCACTTGGATTCAG TGAGGCTGCAGAGGAGTATTGTAAGAGAACAAGAGAAGTATGTGGTGTGTTAATGAGGGGAATATCAGAGACATTAGGGTTGGAATCAAATTGCTTAGAAAAGGCTACAAATTGGGATGAAGGGTTTGAATTATTGTGTGGAAACAAGTATCCACCTTGTCCAAATCCAGACCAAGTTATTGGTCTCCCACCTCACACTGATCCAACCATTATGAATTTCCTTACCCAAAACGACGTCGTTGGCCTTCAAATATTTCGTCAAGGAAAATGGATTCATTTCAAAGCTATTCCCAATACCATTATTGTTAGCCTTGGTGATCAAATGCAG ATCCTAACAAATGAGTTGTACAAGAGTGTAAAGCATAGAGCAGTGGTGAATAACAAGAGTACAAGAATATCAATAGTGTCTGCATATGGACCAAGATTGGAGTCAAAGGTTGTACCAATACCAGAATTGTTAGAAGCAAAAGGTCAAAACTCAGCTTATGGACCACCAATTCCATACAAGGATTACTTGGCACTTTTACGAAGCTCCCATGCCTCCCTCAAATCCCCTCTCCACATAATAagattgaaataa